cggcaaaagaaaaatatcaacttaCCAAATACAAAAATCCCATCAAGCCTGAAACCAGATTACTGTGCAAAGTACTAAATCCATCCCTTGTAGCCTGCTTGACTTATACAACACAAATGACTTAGTGCATGAACTCCTTAAATCAACTTTTCCCCTAAGCAAAGGGCAGATCACAGGAATATGAACAATCGAAATAATAATCTATTGGGCCCCAATCACTAAAAGGACAAGCTGCAATGGCTGCATCTCaagcaaattcaaaaatttaaaatctgaaATATATTTTGCACCACACTTGGCAATGAATATAATCTAGATACTAGAAGCAACAGCAAAACAGGAACTCCATAGCTTTATATCAGCAGCATGTTACGCaattaaataaaggaaaaggatGACATGTGCATATCAGTTGACCATTTTGCTATGCCACCATGATCTAGAACAGCTTTAACCCAGCTCTCATGTTAGCATACTACAACAAGCAAGTGACTTGTACATGGGTGCCTATAAGGATAGGAGGAGCGCCATACTTCATACATCACATTCTTATGGGTGCCAATATAACTCTCCGCTGCTTGCCTTGGCCGAAGAAGCGGTCAAATGCCAGAAGTCATAGGCAATATCATTTAGCGCAGCAAAGAGACTTTCTTCGATAAGTGCAgagtgaaacaaaaaaaacatcACAAGCATGGGATGCCAATCAAGTCATACAGACAAATTCAAGCCAAAAAGCTAGATGTACTTTTGCCCATCATGACATATACACAATAATGTTTTCCATAAAAAGACAATTAGGAATAATTGCCAAAGCACAGGCTCAAGTAAAATCGAGTTCACAAACAAATAAGCTCATTCATATAATCTAATTGTCAGTTTTCTCTTGAACATGGAAACGAATCGTTCTGACCAAATAATGTCCTTTAGAGCTAAACTAATTTAGCCTGTCTCGCAAGCAAAATCCAGACAAAATTGCCATCGAATTATATTACAGCGATGCCCACGACATCGAATATCATTGCGAAATGAAAACAAAGACAACACATATCACCTTCGATACATCGTTCAAACCAGAGCCCTCGGAAGCCCCGTCTTATGATCGTCCCACCTAACAACGGCTAAATTAAAAACTTCAGCTTCAATTTAATGGAACCGTAAAATGTTCACTTGTACTCAAATGAAGGCATGGGCGTATCGTAGCTCTCCAAGATCTCCGTCTtcgctcctccgccgccgcctgccacagtctcctccttcttccctccAAACAACCCTCCGAGCCACGAGCCTGAATCCGATCCTGAGGTAGACGCTCCGGCACCTGTGGACGCCATCTGCGCAGGGATCTGCCCAGGGAGCTGCCCCGGCACCCCGACCATGCCCGGGACGGGCTCGTCGATCATGATGGGGGGACCGGGGGGCGCGCTGAGGAGCTTGTTGATCATGATCCCGGCGCCCTCGATGAGGCCGAGGAGAACGCCGCCGAAGAGGGCGGAgcgggcggaggcggcggcgccCTGGCGCATCTGGAGGAACCCGCCGGTGGCGGCGCCGGCGATGATGGAGTTCCAGGGGTCCTCCTTCTGGCGGACGTAGACCATGGTGCAGTCGAAGGCGGAGAAGAGGCCGCCCCAGACGGCGAAGGAGCCGCCGACGCGGGGGGCGTTCATGCGGACGGCCTGGGTGCCGCCGAGGAAGCGGGCGCCGCCGGGGGAGTTGTAGACGCCCCGGATGAAGTGGTACGCGGAGCCGCCCACGGCGCCCATGCCGAAGGCGCCGCCGATGTCGTCGAGGATGCGGTCGGGGCAGGGCTCCCTCGACGTCTCCGGAGTCCCCATGGACGACGACGGGCCtggttctagagagagaaaggaaggaagagagagagggtgttcTAGGGTTTGATTTGGTGCTTtgtggcgagagagagagagaagcggaaAAGGAAGGTGTGGCCTCTCGCCAGCTGAGCAGCGCCGTTGAAGAAAAGAAGCGAGAAAGggttttattattttctccaGTTTGCGTGGACCCCAatcctcctttgttttttttttttttggacaggAAGGTCCTTCCTCAGTTTAGAAAATTACAGATCTGACCTGCGGAAAATTGAACTTGATTATCCGGGTTTTCAAAAGCCTGTGGAAATTACATGTGAAATTGAATCCCACGTGCGATATCAGGACATCGTGAAAGTTTTCAAGATGTTCCCTTAACCAccctaaaaattaaaattaatcgaATAGCAAAATAAATCCATATAGTTGGTATATAAATTTATAGTTGAGCAAATTTATCTCCGTCTATTTGTAAAAGTGGCCAATTAAAATGTcccaaatcaaatgatgatattattatttacgAAAACTGTAGGTAGAATTTAGAATTGGATCTTATCTTCATAAAGAATAGGTTATTACGTACTTGCCTAAAGTTTAGAATTGTAtgcttttctcttatttttacCACATTTCTTCCTTCACAATCCTTGGAGGATGCTCTTATAGGACAAGGACAATTGAGTTATTTaactaaattcaaaatatagGAATCTAGAATGTGATTTAGTTTTCTCAACTTTACTTCGGTTAGAGTATTGGAGTCTCAAATGCTTAAATAGGACAAACATGGCATCTAAGAGCTCCTTTGCAATTCACTATCTACAAAGGAAAGGTGAATTCTAATGAACAAAGAAAACTTGGCTTTGCCTATTTAAATGTATTGAAAGACCTAAAAGCAACGTTTCCCCCGCTGGTTAAATGAGTATGTGATGCTAGTAGAATTGTTTAAGTACATGTGGGCCTTTACATAATATTGAGTGTGGTCAATTGATCCCCATTAAAGTACACCATCCcttgtcaatgtttgtttttaattttgagccaagatgataaattccttcaatcaacaactcaaaattcgcaaatgcatttatttttacaaCCTGTCTAACAATTCTCTATGTTAgtgaaaatcataaattatgatcaaatcaaagataaatTTTCCAAGTAGACTTATTTTTGCAAGTAACcttatttctcattttaaagATATGTTATAGCATTTCGGTTACATGAAATttctacatatatatatatatatatatatatatatatatatatatatatatatatgacaaagAAAATTCTTATAAAACATGATCATTTAGATTTACTCCTACCAATTTGATTCCTATGCTACTTGATAATCAAGAATTTTAGTACCATGTAATATTACTTTGAGTTAATAGATAGGCTTTTGGCCTCCTTTCCATCAAATAAAGTGGTaagtcatcaatttttttcaaatagcaGTTCATGAAGACTCAATTTACTCGATCGCAAGTGAATAAAGCCGACTAATGACGAGACATCAGCTAATCGACCCCACGTTAATAAGGGAAAAGTTAAATGgagttttattcatttttttatatgaacagcatttttttttcattacatGATGTCTTATCATGTCGgtcgttcaaaaaaaaaatcatgtcggTAATTACCTCCACTCTAAAGGGTATTTTCGGCAACATGGGTCCAACGTCGGTCCTCTCCACACGCCCTTTCGCCCGTTGCACGTGCGCGGCAGCCCTGGAACTCTACGAGGATTTTCCTGACCTCGACGGCGTCGTTTCGACAAACCTCGCGCTGCAATCAATTCGCAtatagcagcagcagcagcagcagcagtagcagcttcttcttcctcgcagCGGGAGGAAGAGCATAGGATTAGAGAACCCAGAACGCGGCTCGCTAATCGCCCGAGACCTCTTCGCCGTGCCTGGTGATGATGACATCAGAGATGACGAGCAATCAATGAACGAGCGGTTCTCAGGTTTCGTTCCTCCTTCTCGGCGTGCAATTTTGAGGCTCGTGTTGTGTATGTTTCTGGGCACACGATGAACAGTGGTTTTGCCAAGAGCCAGGCGTTTTCTTTCACCGTTAGAGCTTGCTTGAAGCCGACGTGCTTCAATCAGTATCGCGCGTCGGGTCCCCAGAACTTTGGCTTTCTGGGTCCCTCCCAAAACCTCGCCACTACCCCATTTCCGCGGGCATCGGTGGCGTCTCTCTTGGGTTTTGTCGGAAATCCCATCAGAAATCTTGTATTTTGAAGAGGGACGGTGGATATGCAGATGGGTCTTGCCAGGAATTGTTGAAAACGGGAGGTCTGGCCGGACCGAAGAGCGTGTTAAGTGGGTCGAGAGTGGAGAGTTCCATTCGATGTTGTTCTTTGAGAAAAGGCAGGAACTTTTCGagtgtggactctccaagggTCGGCGATAGGAGTGGTGCAGTAGGAGCTGGGAAGGTGCTGCCTTGGTTGGCAACTAAGGACACCGTGGAAGTGAAAAGGTCTGTGAAAGTGTATGACAGACGGGCTGGTCGTTCTTCGGGAGAATCCACGAGAAAGTTGCACAAGGGACCGAACTCTCGGAGGGTCAGTGACAGGAGTGGTGCAACAAGAGATGGGAAAGCCATGCCCTGGTTAGCATCAAACAAAACCAAGGAAGTGGTTAAGAAACAGACTAGTCATTCTTCTTGGGAAGAATCGGCAAGAAAGTTGCACGAGGAAGCAGAGAGTAGTGGTTCTTCTTGGGTACAATCAGCCAAAGAGTTTGATGGAAGGAAGGGTTCGTTCAGGATGAATAGGGCAGATGAGATAGGGAGGAATAATACATCGGTCAGCAAACACGCTGATCACACATGGAGGCGTGATGATGATTTTGGTAAGTTAGAGGAGGGTGAAGATGTAGAAGATGAAGTTGAAGAGGCAGAGACAATTGAAGATCCTAGGTGGGATGCAATTAAGATGCGGGTGAGAGGAGTAGTGGATGTCAAACCATGGACAGAGAATCCAAGACTCACTAGGTGGAATAAGCAGGAAGATTGGGGAAGAAAGACATGGAAGGAAGCAAGTGAATCGAGTCTGCCGAAGCTAGTCGGTGAAGGCATTTATGGCGTTGGTCCAGTCTTGGCAGCACTGTCAGCAGGAAGGCGAGAATTTTACACATTGTTTGTCCAAGAAGGGCTGGATTTGAGTAGtaacaacaaaaagaagaaggataaGAAGGGCTTCGAGAAAGTCTTGAGAATGGTGGGGAAGATTGGACTAAGCATTAAGGAAACATCGAAGCACGATCTCAACATGGTTGTTGACAACCGTCCTCACCAGGGTCTGGTTTTGGATGCTTCTCCATTGGAAATGGTTAAGATAATGGAACTTGATCCTGTATCCCTTGAGGATGAGGGTTCTCTGTGGGTAGCTTTGGATGAGGTCACAGATCCTCAGAACTTGGGGGCAATCATTAGGTCTGCCTATTTCTTTGGAGCTTCAGGGGTGGTCTTGTGTGCCAAAAATTCAGCTCCGTTAAGTGGTGTGGTTAGCAAAGCAAGTGCTGGTTCTCTGGAGTTGATGGAGCTCAGATATTGCAAGAACATGATGCAATTCCTCACATCCTCAGCAGAAAATGGCTGGAGAGTTCTTGGAGGATCGGTTTCTTCTAAATCTGTCCCTCTGAATGACATTGAACCTGGTGTACCCACCATTCTTGTTCTTGGGAGTGAGGGCACTGGACTGCGGCCTTTGGTGGAAAGATCATGTACTCAGTTGATCAGGATCCCAGGAAACATATCTTCAGACGTAACTGCTGGAGAAGCCAATAATGCGGAAGAGGGCACTGAAACAAATAACTTGGCCGAGGAGTTCCGGTCCTTTTTAGCtgttgagagcttaaacgtcaGTGTTGCAGCTGGTGTGCTTCTCCATCACCTGATAGGCAGCAATCACAGCAAGGAACCTTGCGTAGCCAATGAATTGACTGATTGATAGAATTGCACGGCATGCATTCAAGTGTAAAATTGCTTATGTGTGCATAAGCTAGAGAATCCATGTCAACTGGTCACAATTCCTCTCCCGCATGGCCCCGTGGGCCTCCTTTCCCTTTAGGcattttcttgggattttctcttcttttgagaaGGTATGTTTTCTGGAATTTTGGTTTGGGAATTCATTCGGATGGAGGTAATGGCAAGAAAGACTACATAGAAGCATCTTACACTCTTAAATGCTATTGCGACAATCTGGTAATATGTTGGAGAGTGAGGGTAATGCAGCCGATTTAccatat
This genomic stretch from Eucalyptus grandis isolate ANBG69807.140 chromosome 3, ASM1654582v1, whole genome shotgun sequence harbors:
- the LOC104436565 gene encoding mitochondrial import inner membrane translocase subunit TIM17-2; this translates as MGTPETSREPCPDRILDDIGGAFGMGAVGGSAYHFIRGVYNSPGGARFLGGTQAVRMNAPRVGGSFAVWGGLFSAFDCTMVYVRQKEDPWNSIIAGAATGGFLQMRQGAAASARSALFGGVLLGLIEGAGIMINKLLSAPPGPPIMIDEPVPGMVGVPGQLPGQIPAQMASTGAGASTSGSDSGSWLGGLFGGKKEETVAGGGGGAKTEILESYDTPMPSFEYK
- the LOC104436567 gene encoding rRNA methyltransferase 1, mitochondrial, with translation MPWLASNKTKEVVKKQTSHSSWEESARKLHEEAESSGSSWVQSAKEFDGRKGSFRMNRADEIGRNNTSVSKHADHTWRRDDDFGKLEEGEDVEDEVEEAETIEDPRWDAIKMRVRGVVDVKPWTENPRLTRWNKQEDWGRKTWKEASESSLPKLVGEGIYGVGPVLAALSAGRREFYTLFVQEGLDLSSNNKKKKDKKGFEKVLRMVGKIGLSIKETSKHDLNMVVDNRPHQGLVLDASPLEMVKIMELDPVSLEDEGSLWVALDEVTDPQNLGAIIRSAYFFGASGVVLCAKNSAPLSGVVSKASAGSLELMELRYCKNMMQFLTSSAENGWRVLGGSVSSKSVPLNDIEPGVPTILVLGSEGTGLRPLVERSCTQLIRIPGNISSDVTAGEANNAEEGTETNNLAEEFRSFLAVESLNVSVAAGVLLHHLIGSNHSKEPCVANELTD